From a region of the Gossypium raimondii isolate GPD5lz chromosome 10, ASM2569854v1, whole genome shotgun sequence genome:
- the LOC105778248 gene encoding ankyrin repeat-containing protein BDA1, with amino-acid sequence MDNILERAARAGNISELYTLIERDGNVLKRFDEVEFVNTPLHIAVDEGCIEFAMEIMSLKPSFARKLNHQGLSPIHLAVEKGNQEMALRLIETDNDLVRVRGKNGVTPLHYICEVGTHDGLLDTFLKTCPDSIRDVTTANCTALHIATENNRLDALQVLTRTLRKKDYCWEVVNRKDKNGNTALHIAARNYQPEMVKVLLNCRANKHATNQHGLTALDVAQNRNSRESITVLRGCFIPRVSNFNHKLEKQIDKYVTKASLLIFHDMDNISGDDRSALLVILGLLLTAAYQASLSPPGGVWQSDSSSNSVTTRIDERKLPGSIGTSVMGQSFFLIFYILTYVVFIVTFFLTLALLKPFPHGFRTALQVLLAFLLHASTNQYLP; translated from the exons ATGGATAACATATTGGAAAGAGCTGCTCGAGCAGGAAATATTAGTGAGTTGTATACATTAATCGAGAGAGATGGAAATGTTTTGAAGCGCTTTGATGAGGTGGAGTTTGTCAATACTCCATTACACATTGCTGTAGACGAAGGGTGCATTGAGTTTGCAATGGAGATTATGAGTTTAAAGCCATCCTTTGCCAGGAAGCTAAACCACCAAGGCTTGAGCCCTATTCACCTTGCTGTCGAGAAAGGCAATCAAGAGATGGCGTTGCGTCTCATAGAAACCGATAATGATCTTGTTCGTGTTAGAGGGAAAAATGGTGTGACTCCTTTGCATTACATTTGTGAAGTTGGAACCCACGATGGTCTGTTAGATACATTTCTGAAGACTTGTCCTGATAGTATCAGAGATGTAACAACAGCGAATTGCACCGCTTTGCATATTGCAACGGAGAACAATAGATTAGACGCTCTTCAAGTCCTAACTCGAACACTTAGGAAGAAAGACTATTGCTGGGAAGTGGTAAACAGGAAAGACAAAAATGGCAACACTGCACTTCACATTGCTGCTAGAAATTATCAACCCGAA ATGGTCAAAGTGCTATTAAACTGTAGAGCCAATAAGCATGCCACCAATCAGCATGGTTTGACAGCATTGGATGTTGCACAAAACCGTAATAGCAGAGAAAGCATCACTGTTCTACGCGGTTGCTTTATTCCAAGAGtttcaaactttaatcataaGTTGGAGAAACAAATTGACAAGTATGTGACAAAAGCATCCTTACTAATTTTTCATGATATGGATAATATATCAGGCGATGACCGCAGTGCCTTATTAGTTATTTTAGGACTCCTTCTAACTGCAGCCTACCAAGCCAGTCTTAGCCCACCTGGTGGTGTTTGGCAAAGCGACAGTTCCTCAAACTCTGTCACTACACGTATTGATGAAAGGAAATTACCTGGGAGTATAGGGACATCAGTCATGGGTCAatccttttttcttattttctatattttaaccTATGTTGTCTTCATTGTAACCTTTTTCCTAAC